In Acidiphilium acidophilum, one genomic interval encodes:
- the ureC gene encoding urease subunit alpha, producing the protein MARLSRTAYADMFGPTTGDRVRLADTDLLAEVERDFTIYGEEVKFGGGKVIRDGMGQSQRSQAEGAADTVITNALIIDHWGIVKADIGITGGRISGIGKAGNPDIQHSVTIIIGPGTEIIAGEGKIITAGGIDAHIHFICPQQVEEAIASGITTMLGGGTGPATGTAATTCTPGPFHLARMLEAAEGLPVNLGFAGKGNASRPAALEEMIRAGACALKLHEDWGTTPAAIDTCLSVADAFDVQVMIHSDTLNESGFVEDTIAAFKGRTIHAFHTEGAGGGHAPDIIKVAGLPNVLPSSTNPTRPYTINTIDEHLDMLMVCHHLDPSIPEDLAFAESRIRKETIAAEDILHDLGALSMMSSDSQAMGRIGEVITRTWQTAHKMKTQRGSLAGDTRADNARIKRYVAKYTINPAIAHGLSREIGSVEVGKLADLVVWTPAFFGVKPDLIVKGGAIAYAMMGDPNASIPTPQPIHARPMFGALGRAIGSTCITFVSQAAIDDNIASRLGLARLIRPVLNTRGGIGKKDMIHNDATPDIEVDPETYEVRADGELLTCDPAETLPMTQRYFLF; encoded by the coding sequence ATGGCCCGGCTCTCCCGCACCGCCTATGCCGACATGTTCGGCCCCACCACCGGCGACCGCGTCCGCCTCGCCGACACTGACCTCTTGGCCGAGGTCGAGCGCGATTTCACGATCTACGGCGAGGAAGTGAAATTCGGCGGCGGCAAGGTCATCCGCGACGGCATGGGCCAATCCCAGCGCAGCCAGGCCGAAGGCGCCGCCGACACCGTCATCACCAACGCCCTGATCATCGACCATTGGGGCATCGTCAAGGCCGATATCGGCATCACCGGGGGTCGCATCAGCGGCATCGGCAAGGCCGGCAACCCCGACATCCAGCACAGCGTCACCATCATCATCGGGCCGGGGACCGAAATCATCGCGGGCGAAGGCAAAATCATCACCGCCGGCGGCATCGATGCCCATATCCATTTCATCTGCCCCCAGCAGGTCGAGGAAGCCATCGCATCGGGCATCACCACCATGCTCGGCGGCGGCACCGGACCCGCGACCGGCACCGCTGCAACCACCTGCACCCCCGGCCCGTTCCATCTCGCCCGGATGCTCGAAGCGGCCGAGGGTCTGCCGGTCAATCTCGGCTTCGCGGGCAAAGGCAACGCCTCGCGCCCCGCCGCGCTGGAGGAAATGATCCGCGCCGGCGCCTGCGCCCTCAAGCTCCACGAAGACTGGGGCACCACCCCCGCCGCGATCGACACCTGCCTTTCGGTGGCCGATGCGTTCGACGTGCAGGTGATGATCCATTCCGACACGCTGAACGAAAGCGGCTTCGTCGAAGACACCATCGCCGCGTTCAAGGGCCGCACCATCCACGCCTTCCATACCGAGGGCGCGGGCGGCGGCCACGCACCGGACATCATCAAGGTCGCCGGCCTGCCCAACGTATTACCCAGCTCGACCAACCCGACCCGCCCCTACACGATCAACACGATCGACGAACATCTCGACATGCTGATGGTCTGCCATCACCTCGATCCCTCGATCCCGGAAGACCTCGCCTTCGCCGAAAGCCGCATCCGCAAGGAGACCATCGCCGCCGAAGACATCCTGCACGATCTCGGCGCGCTTTCCATGATGTCCTCGGACAGTCAGGCGATGGGGCGGATCGGCGAGGTCATCACCCGCACCTGGCAGACCGCGCATAAAATGAAAACCCAGCGCGGCAGCCTCGCGGGTGACACCCGCGCCGACAACGCGCGGATCAAGCGCTACGTCGCCAAATACACCATCAACCCCGCCATCGCCCACGGCTTATCCCGCGAGATCGGCTCGGTGGAAGTCGGCAAACTCGCCGATCTCGTGGTCTGGACCCCCGCCTTCTTCGGCGTCAAGCCCGACCTCATCGTCAAGGGCGGCGCCATCGCCTACGCCATGATGGGCGACCCCAACGCCTCGATCCCGACCCCGCAACCCATCCACGCCCGCCCGATGTTCGGCGCCTTAGGCCGCGCGATCGGCTCGACCTGCATCACCTTCGTCTCCCAGGCCGCGATCGACGATAACATCGCGAGCCGCCTCGGCCTCGCCCGCCTGATCCGCCCGGTCCTCAACACCCGCGGCGGCATCGGCAAAAAGGACATGATCCATAACGACGCCACCCCCGATATCGAGGTCGATCCCGAAACCTACGAGGTCCGCGCCGACGGCGAACTCCTGACCTGCGACCCCGCCGAGACCCTGCCGATGACCCAGCGCTACTTCCTGTTCTGA
- a CDS encoding urease subunit beta yields MIPGEIICAEGDIELNAGLTPLTLTIANTGDRPIQVGSHYHFAETNAALRFDRIAAHGRRLDIPAGTAIRFEPGQTRDVTLIPLRGDRIVFGFRGLTMGTL; encoded by the coding sequence ATGATCCCCGGCGAAATCATCTGCGCCGAAGGCGACATCGAGCTCAACGCCGGTCTCACCCCGCTCACCCTCACCATCGCCAACACCGGTGATCGCCCGATCCAGGTCGGCAGCCACTATCATTTCGCCGAAACCAACGCCGCCCTCCGCTTCGACCGCATCGCCGCACACGGCCGCCGGCTCGACATCCCCGCCGGCACCGCCATCCGCTTCGAACCCGGCCAGACCCGCGACGTCACCCTGATCCCCCTGCGCGGCGACCGCATCGTCTTCGGGTTTCGCGGCCTCACCATGGGCACGCTCTGA
- a CDS encoding urease accessory protein UreD, with translation MKPREGATVLDRLHQSGPLRLRIIRPEPGTETTAILLNTAGGIAGGDRHDIAITGSAATTLTLTTQGAERVYRATPSDPPSRITTRIALADRAALDYLPQETILFDRSALTRHLRIDLTGTARFLGLEALIFGRTAMGETIHSLHLTDTIELHRDMRLIFRDSLHPPPDFATSRHRALFGTATALATILLAAPDAARHLDAVRAALGTEQAGASAWNGLLLIRILAQTGATLREIVLRVMNVLRGGRKMPRVWAC, from the coding sequence GTGAAGCCGCGCGAGGGCGCGACCGTGCTCGACCGTCTGCACCAATCCGGCCCGCTCCGCCTGCGGATCATCCGCCCCGAACCCGGCACCGAAACCACCGCCATCCTGCTCAACACCGCCGGCGGCATCGCAGGCGGCGACCGCCACGACATCGCGATCACCGGCAGCGCAGCCACCACCCTCACCCTCACCACCCAGGGGGCCGAACGGGTCTATCGCGCCACCCCGTCCGACCCGCCTTCCCGCATCACCACCCGCATCGCCCTCGCCGATCGCGCCGCGCTCGACTATCTGCCGCAGGAAACCATCCTGTTCGACCGTTCCGCCCTCACCCGCCACCTCCGCATCGACCTCACCGGCACCGCGCGCTTTCTCGGCCTCGAAGCCCTGATCTTCGGCCGCACCGCCATGGGCGAAACCATCCACTCGCTCCACCTCACCGACACGATCGAACTCCATCGCGACATGCGCCTGATCTTCCGGGATTCCCTCCATCCCCCGCCCGATTTCGCAACCAGCCGCCACCGCGCCTTGTTCGGGACCGCCACCGCCCTCGCCACCATCCTGCTCGCCGCCCCGGACGCCGCCCGCCACCTCGACGCCGTCCGCGCCGCCCTCGGCACCGAACAGGCCGGCGCCAGCGCATGGAACGGCTTGCTTCTGATCCGAATTCTGGCCCAGACTGGGGCCACGCTGCGCGAGATCGTGCTGCGCGTGATGAATGTGCTGCGAGGGGGGCGGAAAATGCCGCGGGTTTGGGCGTGTTGA
- the fmdA gene encoding formamidase gives MTETLIKVDLSQSPYENDMIHNRWHPDVPMVATVKPGDDFILQTYDWTGGFIKNDDSAADVRDIDLTTVHFLSGPIAVEGAEPGDLLVVDILDIGTLPGNEWGFNGFFSKNNGGGFLTDHFPQAQKSIWDIKGMFTSSRHIPGVRFAGLIHPGLIGCLPDPSLLATWNKRETDFIATNPTRIPPLANAPFAATAHMGRLKGEARDAAAATGARTVPPREHGGNCDIKDLSRGARVYFPVYVKGAGLSVGDLHFSQGDGEITFCGAIEMPGWIHLGIHSLIKGGVAKYGIKNPIFKPSPIKPDYNDFLIFEGISVDDQGGQHYLDVFVAYQQACLNAINYLKKFGYSGAQAYSILGTAPVHGHISGVVDIPNACATLYLPTEIFDFDINPTADGPIPRDMAGSDVLLAPDL, from the coding sequence ATGACGGAAACGTTGATCAAGGTCGATCTCAGCCAATCCCCCTACGAAAACGACATGATCCACAACCGCTGGCACCCGGACGTGCCGATGGTCGCCACCGTCAAACCCGGCGACGATTTCATCCTGCAAACCTATGACTGGACCGGCGGCTTCATCAAAAACGACGACTCCGCCGCCGATGTCCGCGATATCGACCTCACCACCGTCCACTTCCTCTCCGGCCCGATCGCGGTCGAAGGTGCGGAACCCGGCGATCTCCTGGTGGTCGATATCCTCGACATCGGCACCCTCCCCGGCAACGAATGGGGCTTCAACGGCTTCTTCTCGAAAAACAACGGCGGCGGCTTCCTGACCGACCATTTCCCCCAGGCCCAGAAATCGATCTGGGACATAAAGGGCATGTTCACCTCCTCGCGCCACATCCCCGGTGTCCGCTTCGCCGGCCTGATCCACCCCGGCCTGATCGGCTGCCTGCCCGACCCCTCCCTGCTAGCGACCTGGAACAAGCGCGAGACCGATTTCATCGCCACCAACCCCACCCGCATCCCCCCGCTCGCCAACGCGCCCTTCGCCGCCACCGCCCATATGGGCCGCCTCAAGGGCGAAGCGCGCGACGCCGCCGCCGCCACCGGCGCCCGCACCGTCCCGCCCCGCGAACACGGCGGAAATTGCGACATCAAGGATCTGTCACGCGGCGCGCGGGTGTATTTCCCGGTCTACGTCAAAGGCGCCGGCCTCTCGGTCGGCGACCTCCATTTCAGCCAGGGCGACGGCGAAATCACCTTCTGCGGCGCCATCGAAATGCCCGGCTGGATTCACCTCGGCATCCACTCCCTCATCAAGGGCGGCGTCGCCAAATACGGCATCAAAAACCCGATCTTCAAACCCAGCCCGATCAAACCCGACTACAACGACTTCCTGATCTTCGAAGGCATCTCGGTCGACGACCAAGGCGGCCAGCACTACCTCGACGTCTTCGTCGCCTACCAGCAAGCCTGCCTGAACGCGATCAACTACCTGAAAAAATTCGGCTACTCCGGCGCGCAAGCCTACTCCATCCTCGGCACCGCCCCCGTCCACGGCCACATCTCCGGCGTGGTCGACATCCCCAACGCCTGCGCCACCCTCTATCTGCCCACCGAAATCTTCGACTTCGATATCAACCCAACCGCGGATGGACCGATCCCACGCGATATGGCAGGCTCGGATGTGCTGCTTGCGCCTGATCTCTGA
- a CDS encoding purine-cytosine permease family protein: MSITLPEGGSVPKPEGGAVPKKRKFNRFVNNPVIEDYSLRYAPKSFRTWSQYAVFSAALGGIAYLADQAIGGSLAVQYGFTNAFYGILAAATVIFLTGIPIAYYCAKYNVDVDLLTRGAGFGYLGSTITSVIYASFTFIFFALEGSIMAQAFLLYFGLPLPYGYALASLLIIPLVAFGMTLLSKLQVWTQPVWLFLLFSPPIAVLAVDPHAISQWTSFAGSSPSGTAFNPLLFGAAAGIALSLIAQIGEQADYLRFMPDKTKQNSIGWWLAVLGAGPGWVILGAAKQLMGSFFASVAFNHGTPLAKANEPIQMYHAGFTAMFGAGMVAISVATFFVVLSQIKINVTNAYSGSLSWSNFFSRLLHAHPGRIVYIFLNIGISLTLMEANMFSFLGKILGFYSNVAVAWIGAVVADLVINKPLLKLSPSYIEFKRAHLYNFNPVGFGSMVIASIISVAAFFGLFGAYAAAFSSFIALGVAFVASPIIAIATKGKYYIAREATYAAGVDHSTLNCVSCGYEYEKQDMTSCPFHAGSICSLCCSLDSDCGDMCKQPHAAPVLSYGTPPVV, encoded by the coding sequence ATGTCGATTACCTTGCCCGAAGGCGGGAGCGTGCCAAAGCCGGAAGGCGGCGCGGTACCAAAGAAGCGAAAGTTCAATCGCTTCGTCAATAATCCGGTCATCGAGGATTATTCGCTCCGCTATGCGCCGAAGAGTTTCCGGACCTGGTCGCAATATGCGGTGTTTTCCGCAGCGCTTGGCGGCATCGCCTATCTGGCCGATCAGGCGATCGGCGGATCGCTTGCGGTGCAGTACGGTTTCACCAATGCGTTTTACGGGATTCTCGCGGCGGCGACGGTGATTTTTCTCACCGGCATCCCGATTGCGTATTACTGCGCGAAATACAATGTCGACGTCGATCTGCTGACGCGCGGGGCGGGGTTCGGGTATCTCGGCTCGACGATCACCTCGGTGATCTATGCGAGTTTCACCTTCATTTTCTTCGCCCTCGAAGGCTCGATCATGGCGCAGGCCTTCCTGCTCTATTTCGGCCTGCCGTTGCCTTATGGCTATGCGCTCGCCTCGCTGCTGATTATTCCGCTGGTGGCGTTCGGGATGACGCTGCTGTCGAAATTGCAGGTCTGGACCCAGCCGGTCTGGCTGTTCCTGCTGTTCTCGCCGCCGATCGCGGTGCTCGCGGTCGATCCCCATGCGATCAGCCAGTGGACCAGCTTTGCCGGGTCTTCGCCTTCGGGCACCGCGTTCAATCCGTTGCTGTTCGGTGCGGCGGCGGGCATCGCGCTGTCGTTGATCGCGCAGATCGGCGAGCAGGCGGATTATCTGCGGTTCATGCCGGACAAGACCAAGCAGAACTCGATCGGCTGGTGGCTCGCCGTGCTCGGCGCGGGTCCGGGCTGGGTTATTCTTGGTGCGGCCAAGCAGCTGATGGGGTCGTTTTTCGCCTCGGTCGCGTTCAACCACGGCACGCCGCTGGCCAAGGCGAACGAGCCGATCCAGATGTATCACGCCGGGTTCACCGCGATGTTCGGGGCCGGGATGGTCGCGATTTCGGTGGCGACCTTTTTTGTGGTGCTGTCGCAGATCAAGATCAACGTGACCAACGCCTATTCGGGTTCGCTCTCGTGGTCGAACTTCTTTTCGCGGCTGCTGCATGCCCATCCGGGGCGGATCGTGTATATTTTCCTCAACATCGGCATCTCGCTGACGCTGATGGAAGCCAACATGTTCAGCTTTCTCGGCAAGATCCTTGGCTTTTATTCCAACGTCGCGGTCGCCTGGATCGGCGCGGTGGTCGCTGACCTCGTGATCAACAAGCCGCTGCTCAAGCTCAGCCCGTCCTATATCGAGTTCAAGCGGGCGCATCTGTATAATTTCAACCCGGTCGGGTTCGGCTCGATGGTGATTGCCTCGATCATTTCGGTTGCGGCGTTCTTCGGATTGTTCGGCGCCTATGCGGCGGCGTTCTCGTCCTTCATCGCGCTCGGTGTCGCTTTCGTCGCCTCGCCGATCATCGCGATCGCGACCAAGGGCAAATACTATATCGCGCGGGAGGCGACCTATGCCGCCGGGGTCGATCACTCGACGCTGAACTGCGTGTCCTGCGGCTATGAATACGAAAAACAGGACATGACCTCCTGCCCGTTCCATGCCGGAAGCATCTGCTCGCTCTGCTGCTCGCTCGACAGCGATTGCGGTGACATGTGCAAGCAGCCGCATGCGGCACCTGTGCTGTCATACGGCACGCCGCCGGTGGTGTAG
- a CDS encoding urease subunit gamma, which translates to MNLSPREKDKLLIAMAAMVARRRLERGVKLNYPEAIALITDFVVEGARDGMSVATLMEQGAHVITRDQVMDGIAAMIPDVQVEATFPDGTKLVTVHDPIR; encoded by the coding sequence ATGAACCTCTCCCCCCGCGAAAAAGACAAACTCCTCATCGCCATGGCCGCCATGGTCGCCCGCCGCCGTCTCGAACGCGGCGTCAAGCTCAACTACCCCGAAGCCATCGCCCTGATCACCGATTTCGTGGTCGAAGGCGCGCGGGACGGCATGAGCGTCGCCACCCTGATGGAACAGGGCGCCCACGTCATCACCCGCGATCAGGTGATGGACGGCATCGCCGCCATGATCCCGGACGTTCAGGTCGAAGCGACCTTCCCCGACGGCACCAAGCTGGTCACCGTCCATGATCCCATCCGATGA
- a CDS encoding FmdB family zinc ribbon protein translates to MPVYEYECPTCGGFETIAPIAAFDQPQPCPECAEAAPRALLSAPMLAIMGSARRRAFATNERSANAPETSRRTGRHPSGCGCCKPLVPTASVKKSFPGKRPWMIGH, encoded by the coding sequence ATGCCGGTCTACGAATACGAATGCCCCACCTGCGGCGGTTTCGAAACCATCGCCCCGATCGCCGCGTTCGATCAGCCGCAGCCCTGCCCCGAATGCGCCGAGGCCGCGCCCCGCGCCCTGCTGTCCGCCCCGATGCTCGCGATCATGGGATCAGCCCGCCGCCGCGCCTTCGCCACCAACGAGCGCAGCGCCAACGCCCCGGAAACCTCGCGCCGCACCGGCAGGCACCCCTCGGGCTGCGGCTGCTGCAAACCGCTCGTCCCCACCGCCAGCGTCAAGAAATCCTTCCCCGGCAAACGCCCCTGGATGATCGGCCACTGA
- a CDS encoding hybrid sensor histidine kinase/response regulator has translation MGKGRLVALRQRITAPRRSYNQWVANETMEDYALRFTAVGARRFSAGRVADTAFGATAFLALEAIGGAITLRYGFANAMPAILAAGLIIALTAGPIALVAARAGVDIDLLTRGAGFGYLGSTVTSLIYASFTFIFFAIEASILSGMLGYCLGVPAWLGYIVSACMVLPMVAFGITFISRFQWRTRGLWLALNFLPLVALLALAARGRVDLAPWVHYGARFDWLDFGAAVSVIVSLIVQIGEQVDYLRFLPPPGVGERAAWWRAVIIAGPGWVVPGIAKLMAGSLLAVLAVQAGAALGEAGQPVAMYRAAWGLVLPQGLAFLAIPLTVALVLVAQLKINVTNAYAGSIAWSNFFSRLTHRHPGRIVWVFFNVAIALLLMELGIYRAIEHILAFYAVLACSWVGAIFGDIAIAKPLGLAPRRIEFKRAHLFDLNPVGLGAMGLAVASGCAAMAGWLGPVAHAFSPILALVIAIGAAPAIAAATGGRFYLARKPRASWQGKGSLICSVCANAFEAADMAHCPVYAAPICSLCCTLEARCHDACKPQGRYGAQLSALVAPVLPDWVRRRLSPPVLRFAFVFAVAVLLLGGLLAALYQLASPADAGAAALLAHALWRAFFLLAIVAGVVAWLGVLGRESRAAAEAETAQQTGLLLAEIAAHRRTDAQLARARAAAESANLAKSRFVVGISHELRSPLNAILGYAQLLEIDPAIPEKRRHAVRVIRRSGEHLSGLIEGLMDIAKIEAGRIEIERREVRLHEFLSQIADMFSHQAAARGIGFVFDCPPTLPETVMTDPTRLRQILINLLSNAIKFTSVGEVRLAVRVPGQVAEFTVSDTGPGIAADQLARIFEPFERIAPRAGAAPPGIGLGLTITKLLAQILGGDVTVRSVPGQGSSFSVRLMLSHRSRGVAIAPPRRAVSGYRGVRRRILVTDDNATHRALLEDALTPLGFEVLAAPDAETCVQLAGSARPDLFLLDLTMPDCDGITLAGRLREAGHAATPMVLISADASEVARLRPDPAPFDAVMVKPVDLRDLIDEIGRLLGLAWSDEVVPGVVPGAVPERVAVPLERLAPYAGELRRLAEIGFVRPLRERLDEIAAADPGLAPGLADLRGLLDAFRLPELIAALADLDRDAA, from the coding sequence ATGGGAAAGGGTCGGCTCGTGGCATTGCGCCAACGGATTACCGCGCCGCGCCGTTCGTATAATCAGTGGGTTGCGAACGAGACGATGGAGGATTACGCGCTGCGGTTCACCGCCGTGGGCGCGCGGCGGTTTTCGGCGGGGCGGGTGGCCGATACCGCGTTCGGGGCGACGGCGTTTCTGGCGCTGGAGGCGATCGGCGGGGCGATCACGCTGCGCTACGGGTTCGCCAATGCGATGCCGGCGATACTGGCGGCGGGGCTGATCATTGCGCTGACCGCCGGGCCGATCGCGCTGGTGGCGGCGCGGGCGGGGGTGGATATCGATCTGCTGACGCGCGGCGCGGGGTTCGGGTATCTGGGCTCGACCGTGACCTCGTTGATCTATGCCTCGTTCACCTTCATTTTTTTCGCCATCGAGGCGTCGATATTGTCGGGGATGCTGGGCTATTGCCTGGGGGTGCCGGCGTGGCTCGGGTATATTGTGTCGGCGTGCATGGTGCTGCCGATGGTGGCGTTCGGGATCACGTTCATCAGCCGGTTCCAGTGGCGGACGCGCGGATTGTGGCTGGCGCTGAATTTTCTGCCGCTGGTGGCGCTGCTGGCGCTCGCGGCGCGCGGGCGGGTGGATCTTGCGCCGTGGGTGCATTACGGCGCGCGGTTCGACTGGCTGGATTTCGGGGCGGCGGTTTCGGTGATCGTGTCGCTGATCGTGCAGATCGGCGAGCAGGTGGATTACCTGAGATTTCTGCCGCCGCCGGGGGTGGGCGAGCGGGCGGCGTGGTGGCGGGCGGTGATCATTGCCGGGCCGGGCTGGGTGGTGCCGGGGATTGCCAAGCTGATGGCGGGATCGCTGCTGGCGGTGCTGGCGGTGCAGGCGGGGGCGGCGCTGGGCGAGGCGGGTCAGCCGGTCGCGATGTATCGGGCCGCGTGGGGGCTGGTGTTGCCGCAGGGGCTGGCGTTTCTCGCGATTCCGCTGACCGTGGCGCTGGTGCTGGTGGCGCAGTTGAAGATCAATGTGACCAATGCCTATGCCGGGTCGATCGCGTGGTCGAATTTTTTCTCGCGGCTGACGCATCGGCATCCCGGGCGGATCGTGTGGGTGTTTTTCAACGTCGCGATCGCGTTGCTGCTGATGGAGTTGGGGATTTACCGGGCGATCGAGCATATTCTGGCGTTCTATGCGGTGCTGGCGTGTTCGTGGGTGGGGGCGATTTTCGGCGATATCGCGATTGCCAAGCCGCTGGGGCTGGCACCACGGCGGATCGAGTTCAAGCGGGCGCATCTGTTCGATCTCAACCCGGTCGGGCTGGGGGCGATGGGGCTGGCGGTGGCTTCGGGCTGCGCCGCGATGGCGGGATGGCTCGGGCCGGTGGCGCATGCGTTTTCGCCGATTCTGGCGCTGGTGATCGCGATCGGCGCGGCGCCTGCGATTGCGGCGGCGACCGGCGGGCGGTTCTATCTGGCGCGCAAGCCACGGGCGTCGTGGCAGGGAAAGGGGTCGTTGATCTGCAGCGTGTGCGCCAATGCGTTCGAGGCGGCGGATATGGCGCATTGCCCGGTCTATGCCGCGCCGATCTGTTCGCTGTGCTGCACGCTGGAGGCGCGGTGCCATGATGCGTGCAAGCCGCAGGGGCGGTATGGCGCGCAATTATCCGCGCTGGTCGCCCCGGTGCTGCCGGATTGGGTGCGACGGCGATTGTCGCCGCCGGTGCTGCGGTTTGCCTTCGTGTTCGCCGTGGCGGTGCTGCTGCTCGGCGGGTTGCTGGCGGCGCTGTATCAGTTGGCGAGCCCGGCGGATGCGGGGGCGGCGGCGCTGCTTGCCCATGCGCTGTGGCGGGCGTTTTTCCTGCTGGCGATCGTGGCCGGGGTGGTGGCGTGGCTCGGCGTGCTCGGGCGGGAATCGCGGGCCGCCGCCGAGGCGGAGACCGCGCAGCAGACCGGGTTGCTGCTGGCCGAGATTGCGGCGCACCGGCGCACCGATGCGCAACTGGCCCGTGCGCGGGCGGCGGCGGAATCGGCCAATCTGGCCAAGAGCCGCTTCGTGGTCGGGATCAGTCATGAACTGCGCTCGCCGCTCAATGCGATTCTGGGGTATGCGCAATTGCTGGAAATCGATCCGGCGATTCCGGAGAAGCGCCGCCATGCGGTGCGGGTGATCCGCCGTTCGGGGGAGCATCTGTCCGGGTTGATCGAGGGGTTGATGGATATTGCCAAGATCGAGGCGGGGCGGATCGAGATCGAGCGGCGCGAGGTGCGGTTGCATGAGTTTTTGAGCCAGATTGCCGATATGTTCAGCCATCAGGCGGCGGCGCGGGGGATCGGGTTCGTGTTCGATTGCCCGCCGACCTTGCCGGAGACGGTGATGACCGATCCGACCCGGTTGCGCCAGATTCTGATCAACCTGCTGTCGAACGCGATCAAGTTCACCAGCGTGGGCGAGGTGCGGCTGGCGGTGCGGGTGCCGGGGCAGGTGGCGGAGTTTACCGTGAGCGATACCGGGCCGGGGATTGCGGCGGATCAACTCGCGCGGATTTTCGAGCCGTTCGAGCGGATCGCGCCGCGCGCGGGGGCGGCACCGCCGGGGATCGGGCTGGGGCTTACGATCACCAAGCTGCTCGCGCAGATCCTCGGCGGCGATGTCACGGTGCGGTCGGTGCCGGGGCAGGGGAGCAGTTTCAGCGTGCGGCTGATGCTGTCGCACCGGAGCCGGGGGGTCGCGATCGCGCCGCCGCGCCGGGCGGTGAGCGGGTATCGGGGGGTCAGGCGGCGGATTCTGGTGACCGATGACAATGCGACCCACCGCGCGTTGCTGGAGGATGCGCTGACGCCGCTGGGGTTCGAGGTGCTGGCGGCGCCGGATGCGGAGACCTGCGTGCAACTGGCCGGATCGGCGCGGCCCGATCTGTTTCTGCTCGATCTGACCATGCCGGATTGCGACGGGATTACGCTCGCCGGCCGGTTGCGGGAGGCGGGGCATGCGGCGACGCCGATGGTGCTGATTTCGGCGGATGCCAGCGAGGTGGCGCGGCTGCGGCCCGATCCCGCGCCGTTCGATGCGGTGATGGTCAAGCCGGTGGATTTGCGCGACCTGATCGATGAGATCGGGCGGTTGCTCGGTCTTGCTTGGTCGGATGAGGTGGTGCCGGGGGTGGTACCAGGGGCGGTGCCGGAGCGCGTGGCTGTGCCGCTGGAGCGGCTGGCGCCCTATGCCGGGGAGTTGCGGCGGCTTGCCGAGATCGGGTTCGTGCGGCCGCTGCGCGAACGGCTCGACGAGATTGCCGCCGCCGATCCGGGGCTGGCACCGGGACTCGCGGATTTGCGGGGATTGCTCGATGCGTTCCGGTTGCCCGAACTGATCGCGGCACTCGCCGATCTCGATCGGGATGCGGCATGA
- a CDS encoding response regulator — protein MNFRPTILVVDDDPAMLGLLSETLEAAGYNVLVALQGEMALSIIDRITPDAVLLDAMLPGIDGFETCRRIKQRPACALVPVIFMTGLAETNHVIDGLQAGGVDYVTKPVRPDEVAARLKVHLANAGLTRSVQAAMDAAGRFLLACDRSGRILWSTRQAAKLAGLGTGEPLPPAIAAWLAERIARETTSETQMLDLADRVVEIALLGQIGTDEFLLRITQQDVEADLARLRAHAALTPREAEVLFWLARGKSNRDIGTILTVSPRTVDKHLEQIYVKLGVENRASAVSIAMRALGST, from the coding sequence ATGAATTTCCGCCCGACGATTCTGGTGGTCGACGACGATCCGGCGATGCTCGGGCTGCTCAGCGAGACGCTGGAGGCGGCGGGGTATAACGTGCTGGTCGCGTTGCAGGGGGAGATGGCGTTGAGCATCATCGACCGGATCACCCCGGATGCCGTGCTGCTCGATGCGATGCTGCCGGGGATCGACGGGTTCGAGACCTGCCGGCGGATCAAGCAGCGCCCGGCCTGCGCGCTGGTGCCGGTGATTTTCATGACCGGGCTGGCCGAGACCAATCATGTGATCGACGGGTTGCAGGCGGGCGGAGTGGATTACGTGACCAAGCCGGTGCGGCCCGACGAGGTCGCGGCGCGGCTCAAGGTGCATCTGGCCAATGCCGGGCTGACCCGCAGCGTGCAGGCGGCGATGGATGCGGCGGGGCGGTTTTTACTGGCGTGCGACCGGAGCGGGCGGATTTTGTGGAGCACGCGCCAGGCGGCGAAACTCGCCGGGCTCGGCACCGGCGAGCCGTTGCCGCCAGCGATTGCGGCGTGGCTTGCCGAGCGGATCGCGCGCGAGACCACGAGCGAGACGCAGATGCTCGATCTGGCGGACCGGGTGGTCGAGATCGCGCTGCTCGGGCAGATCGGGACCGATGAATTCCTGTTGCGGATCACCCAGCAGGATGTCGAGGCGGATCTGGCGCGGTTGCGCGCCCATGCGGCGCTGACGCCGCGCGAGGCGGAGGTGCTGTTCTGGCTGGCGCGCGGCAAATCGAACCGGGATATCGGGACGATTTTGACGGTCAGCCCCCGCACGGTCGATAAACATCTTGAACAGATCTACGTGAAACTGGGCGTCGAGAACCGGGCTTCGGCGGTCTCGATTGCGATGCGCGCGCTGGGCTCTACGTAG